The following are from one region of the Haloactinomyces albus genome:
- a CDS encoding dolichyl-phosphate-mannose--protein mannosyltransferase: MSVLVSNSGGRTADTDETVRAGETPPARSPGEDDRTRLLDPLMPTDRLRSWLITIVLSLIAGVVRFWELGHATDNGTPIFDEKHYVPQAWQMLRNGGYEDNPGYELVAHPPVGKHLIAIGEWLFGYDPWGWRVSAALAGTLMVLLIIRIARRLTRSTLLGALAGILLICDGLSHVQSRVGMLDIFHAAFVLTAFAFLLIDRDRMRERFRTVVVEGRIGATPWGPRLGFRWWRFAAGISLGLACGVKWSGIYYVAAFGLLSVIWDALARRTAGVRRPWAGALLRDTVPALASLLVLPLAVYFATWAGWFASETATDRHAATVADDVGFAFLPDVFRSLLYYHFNVLEFHTNLVTGNDPHPWESKPWAWPMGMRPMLYYYESGMPGCGRADCVQAIMLLGTPALWWTALPVAGWAVWRAASRMDWRYAAVLVGYSAGFLPWFVNLDRQMYYFYATPLAPFLVLGIVLVLGEILGPARAHGERRKTGLLVVALYVGVVVANFVWLWPILNGFPITEARWDAELWLPSWR, encoded by the coding sequence GTGAGCGTCCTAGTGTCGAACTCCGGTGGCCGTACTGCCGACACCGATGAAACGGTCCGCGCCGGCGAGACGCCCCCGGCACGGTCCCCCGGAGAAGACGACCGGACGCGATTGCTCGATCCGCTGATGCCCACCGACAGGCTCCGAAGCTGGCTGATCACGATCGTGCTCAGCCTGATCGCGGGTGTGGTGCGGTTCTGGGAGTTGGGGCACGCCACCGACAACGGCACCCCGATCTTCGACGAGAAGCACTACGTCCCCCAGGCGTGGCAAATGCTGCGCAACGGTGGCTACGAGGACAATCCGGGATACGAACTGGTTGCTCATCCTCCGGTCGGCAAACATCTGATCGCGATCGGCGAGTGGCTGTTCGGGTACGACCCCTGGGGCTGGCGGGTGAGTGCGGCGCTGGCGGGCACGCTGATGGTGCTGCTGATCATCCGTATCGCCCGGCGCCTGACCCGCTCCACTCTGCTGGGAGCACTGGCTGGCATCCTGCTGATCTGCGACGGGCTCAGCCACGTCCAATCCCGAGTGGGCATGCTCGACATCTTCCATGCGGCGTTCGTGCTGACCGCCTTCGCGTTCCTGCTGATCGACCGGGACCGGATGCGGGAACGGTTCAGGACAGTCGTCGTCGAGGGCCGCATCGGTGCCACCCCGTGGGGTCCGCGGCTGGGTTTTCGCTGGTGGCGGTTCGCCGCCGGGATCTCACTCGGACTCGCGTGCGGCGTGAAGTGGAGTGGTATCTACTACGTCGCCGCATTCGGGTTGCTCAGCGTGATCTGGGATGCGCTGGCCCGGCGGACGGCCGGGGTGCGGCGTCCCTGGGCGGGTGCGCTGCTGCGCGATACCGTGCCCGCGCTGGCCTCGCTGCTGGTGTTGCCCTTGGCGGTGTACTTCGCCACCTGGGCAGGCTGGTTCGCCAGTGAAACCGCCACCGACCGGCACGCGGCGACTGTGGCCGACGATGTCGGTTTCGCGTTTCTGCCCGACGTGTTCCGCTCGCTGCTGTACTACCACTTCAATGTCCTGGAGTTCCACACCAATCTGGTCACCGGGAACGACCCGCATCCGTGGGAGTCGAAGCCGTGGGCGTGGCCGATGGGCATGCGTCCGATGCTCTACTACTACGAGTCCGGTATGCCCGGTTGTGGGCGTGCGGACTGCGTACAGGCGATCATGCTGCTCGGTACTCCGGCGCTGTGGTGGACGGCGCTGCCGGTCGCCGGCTGGGCCGTGTGGCGTGCGGCGAGCCGAATGGACTGGCGCTATGCCGCCGTGCTGGTCGGCTACTCCGCCGGTTTTCTGCCGTGGTTCGTCAACCTCGACCGGCAGATGTACTACTTCTACGCGACCCCGCTGGCGCCGTTCCTCGTGCTGGGCATCGTGCTGGTGCTCGGCGAGATACTCGGGCCCGCCCGAGCGCACGGTGAGCGCCGTAAAACCGGGCTGCTGGTGGTCGCCCTCTACGTCGGCGTCGTCGTGGCGAACTTCGTCTGGCTCTGGCCGATCCTCAACGGCTTCCCCATCACCGAAGCACGCTGGGATGCCGAGCTCTGGCTGCCTTCCTGGCGTTGA
- the rsmI gene encoding 16S rRNA (cytidine(1402)-2'-O)-methyltransferase, translated as MNAVFGSGALVLAATPLGDARDASPRLTEALGTAAVVAAEDTRRVRALSTALGVRPAGRVTSYYDAVESARTPALLDELRAGRTVLLVTDAGMPSVSDPGYRLVSACAAEGIPVTCLPGPSAVTTALAVSGLPSDRFCFEGFPPRKQGERRRWFGRIVAEQRTCVFFEAPHRLADTLADASAVLGDDREAAVCRELTKTYEEVRRGRLAELAAWAAEGVRGEITVVVAGAAAVPPSDPAELVGQVEQRAADGVRLKDAVAEIAEVSGVRKKDLYDAVLHARE; from the coding sequence GTGAATGCCGTATTCGGATCGGGCGCGCTGGTGCTGGCCGCCACCCCGCTCGGTGATGCCAGGGACGCTTCGCCTCGATTGACCGAGGCGCTGGGAACGGCCGCGGTCGTGGCCGCCGAGGACACCAGGCGGGTGCGCGCCCTGTCCACGGCGCTCGGAGTGCGCCCGGCAGGCCGTGTGACCAGTTACTACGACGCCGTGGAGTCCGCGCGCACGCCTGCGTTGCTCGATGAGCTGCGGGCGGGCCGTACCGTGCTGTTGGTCACCGATGCGGGGATGCCGAGCGTGTCCGACCCGGGATACCGGCTGGTGTCGGCCTGCGCGGCCGAGGGAATCCCGGTCACCTGCCTGCCGGGACCGAGTGCGGTGACCACTGCGCTGGCGGTGTCGGGGCTGCCCTCGGACCGGTTCTGCTTCGAGGGATTCCCGCCACGCAAGCAGGGGGAGCGGCGGCGCTGGTTCGGCCGGATCGTGGCCGAGCAGCGTACGTGCGTGTTCTTCGAGGCACCCCACCGCCTCGCCGACACCCTCGCCGATGCTTCCGCGGTGTTGGGGGACGACCGGGAAGCCGCGGTGTGCCGGGAGTTGACCAAGACCTATGAGGAGGTACGCCGCGGCAGGCTGGCGGAACTCGCCGCCTGGGCGGCCGAAGGTGTGCGTGGGGAGATCACCGTCGTGGTCGCGGGTGCGGCGGCAGTGCCGCCGAGTGATCCGGCGGAACTGGTCGGGCAGGTCGAACAGCGTGCCGCCGACGGGGTGCGGCTCAAGGACGCGGTCGCGGAGATCGCCGAGGTCAGCGGCGTCCGTAAGAAGGATCTCTACGATGCGGTGCTGCACGCCAGGGAGTGA
- a CDS encoding response regulator transcription factor: MIRVVLADDEDLIRGALAALLDLESDISVVGQASSGDEALQAVRQHRPDIAVLDLEMPKLDGVQATTEIRSVLSVPVVLVTRHARPGVLKRALAAGVRGFVPKTTPATRLAAILRDVHGGGRYVDPEIAASALTEGTCPLTTRELELLRLTLRGSTISAIAEEAHLAAGTVRNYLSAAMSKLGAGTRYEAARHAWEEGWI; this comes from the coding sequence GTGATCCGCGTGGTGCTGGCCGACGACGAGGACCTCATCCGGGGCGCACTGGCCGCGCTGCTCGACCTCGAAAGCGACATCAGCGTGGTCGGCCAGGCCAGCAGTGGCGATGAAGCACTGCAAGCCGTTCGGCAGCATCGGCCGGACATCGCCGTACTCGACCTGGAGATGCCGAAACTGGACGGCGTACAGGCCACGACGGAGATCAGGAGCGTACTGAGCGTGCCGGTCGTGCTGGTCACCCGCCACGCCCGGCCGGGTGTGCTCAAACGGGCGCTGGCTGCGGGGGTGCGCGGTTTCGTGCCGAAGACGACGCCGGCCACCCGGCTGGCGGCCATCCTGCGCGATGTGCACGGTGGTGGCCGTTACGTCGACCCGGAGATCGCGGCGAGCGCGCTGACCGAGGGAACGTGCCCGTTGACCACTCGTGAGCTCGAACTTCTCCGGCTCACCCTGCGCGGCAGCACGATCTCCGCCATCGCCGAGGAGGCGCACCTCGCCGCGGGCACGGTCCGCAACTACCTCTCGGCGGCGATGAGCAAACTCGGTGCGGGCACACGGTACGAGGCGGCGCGGCACGCCTGGGAGGAAGGCTGGATCTGA
- a CDS encoding sensor histidine kinase has translation MSSAVAEFDPKRVRRLRRYTWWSVVPMAPVYAAIVALSLVNGFTDGTYTTIDLLVLGPVLLVLTTEATRFCTSTMRGLGQGYHHSAEQAIVFVAALLTAGAVLATRPEHGFVWVLIPGILAASIVANAAVRLRWPLTFATCGSTVLVFTAASWRYGPPIVPIRFALLAAVVVAFTIFVLVVAVWFWDVVLELDRARSMSAELAVAQERLRFAAELHDVQGHHLQAIALKGELAERLIGADDGAARAQAAEVAELARTALQETRALVHGYRHSDLGTELDNARGVLEAAGITTTVSGRPQSVAPPLQPLFGALVREGATNVLRHSRALRCEMSIATDEHASEVVLRNDGVHASGDTSGTGIEGLRERFATLGGQVRAEHRDGWFELAGHAEEPRRAEA, from the coding sequence GTGTCTTCCGCTGTTGCCGAGTTCGATCCCAAGCGGGTACGGCGCCTGCGCCGCTACACCTGGTGGTCCGTGGTGCCGATGGCGCCGGTCTACGCGGCGATCGTGGCGCTCAGCCTCGTCAACGGCTTCACCGACGGTACCTACACGACGATCGATCTCCTGGTGCTCGGTCCCGTGCTGCTCGTCCTCACCACCGAGGCAACGCGCTTCTGCACGAGCACGATGCGCGGTCTGGGGCAGGGGTATCACCACAGCGCCGAGCAGGCGATCGTCTTCGTCGCCGCGCTGCTGACAGCGGGGGCCGTGCTCGCGACCAGACCCGAGCACGGCTTCGTCTGGGTGTTGATTCCCGGCATACTGGCCGCCTCGATCGTGGCGAACGCCGCCGTCCGCCTGAGGTGGCCGTTGACGTTCGCCACGTGTGGTTCGACGGTGCTCGTGTTCACCGCCGCCTCCTGGCGTTACGGCCCTCCGATCGTTCCGATCAGATTCGCCCTGCTCGCCGCTGTCGTCGTCGCGTTCACGATCTTCGTCTTGGTGGTGGCGGTGTGGTTCTGGGATGTGGTCCTCGAACTGGACCGGGCACGTTCGATGTCGGCGGAACTCGCCGTCGCGCAGGAGCGTCTGCGGTTCGCCGCAGAGTTGCACGACGTGCAGGGGCACCATCTGCAGGCCATCGCGCTGAAGGGCGAGCTGGCGGAACGGCTGATCGGGGCCGACGACGGTGCGGCACGAGCGCAGGCGGCCGAGGTCGCCGAACTCGCCAGAACGGCGCTGCAAGAGACCCGGGCGCTGGTGCACGGATACCGGCACAGCGATCTGGGCACGGAACTCGACAACGCCCGCGGGGTCCTGGAGGCGGCGGGGATCACCACCACGGTTTCCGGACGGCCCCAGTCCGTGGCTCCGCCGCTGCAGCCGTTGTTCGGTGCCCTGGTGCGGGAGGGCGCCACCAATGTGCTGCGGCACAGCCGTGCGCTGCGCTGCGAAATGAGCATCGCCACCGACGAGCACGCCAGCGAAGTGGTGCTGCGCAACGACGGCGTGCATGCGAGCGGCGATACGTCCGGAACGGGAATCGAAGGGCTGCGGGAGCGCTTCGCCACACTGGGCGGGCAGGTACGCGCCGAACATCGCGACGGTTGGTTCGAGCTGGCCGGACACGCCGAGGAACCGAGGAGGGCGGAAGCGTGA
- a CDS encoding acetyl-CoA hydrolase/transferase family protein: MPSRVRNRHLADRIVEADEAAQLIPAGANVGMSGFTGAGYPKEVPGALAKRLAQANAQGDPMKVSLWTGASTAPELDGALAEAEGIELRLPYQSDPVSREKINSGRMDYIDIHLSHVAQRVRQGFLGPLDVAVIEVSGVTEDGKLIPSSSIGNNKTWIEQADRVILEVNSWQSEQLEGMHDIYNGTALPPNRQPLPLTGPGDRIGAPYLECPAEKIAAVVETEAPDRNTVFKEPDAVSRDIAEHVLDFFTSEVRCGRLPQSLLPLQSGVGNVANAVLAGLREGPFSGLTAYTEVIQDGMLDLIDSGTLRMASATAFSLSPAAVDRFNKHAGTYRNRILLRPQEISNHPEVVRRLGCLAMNGAVEADIYGNINSTHMMGSRIQNGIGGSGDFARNAYTSIFITPSQAKNGAISAIVPMVSHVDHTEHDVDVIVTEQGAADLRGLAPRQRARKIIEHCAHPDFRPALRDYYERSLHATQGGQTPHLLDESLSWHRKYLQEGTMRT; this comes from the coding sequence ATGCCCAGCAGGGTCCGAAACCGGCACTTGGCGGACAGGATCGTGGAAGCCGACGAAGCGGCACAACTGATCCCCGCAGGAGCCAACGTCGGCATGAGCGGATTCACCGGCGCCGGCTACCCGAAAGAGGTGCCGGGGGCACTGGCCAAGCGCCTGGCGCAGGCCAACGCCCAGGGAGACCCCATGAAGGTCAGCCTGTGGACGGGTGCCTCCACGGCTCCCGAACTCGACGGGGCACTCGCGGAAGCCGAGGGGATCGAGTTACGACTGCCCTACCAGTCCGATCCGGTCAGCCGCGAGAAGATCAACTCCGGCCGGATGGATTACATCGACATCCACCTCTCGCACGTGGCGCAGCGGGTCCGGCAGGGATTCCTCGGGCCGCTGGATGTCGCCGTGATCGAGGTCAGCGGGGTCACCGAGGACGGCAAGCTGATTCCCTCCTCCTCGATCGGCAACAACAAGACCTGGATCGAGCAGGCCGACCGGGTGATCCTCGAGGTCAACTCCTGGCAGAGCGAGCAGCTCGAGGGCATGCACGACATCTACAACGGCACCGCGCTGCCGCCGAACCGGCAGCCGCTCCCGCTGACCGGTCCCGGCGACCGTATCGGCGCACCGTACCTGGAGTGCCCGGCCGAGAAGATCGCCGCCGTGGTCGAGACCGAGGCACCCGACCGCAACACCGTGTTCAAGGAACCGGACGCGGTCTCGCGCGACATCGCCGAGCACGTACTGGACTTTTTCACCTCGGAGGTGCGGTGCGGGCGGCTCCCGCAGAGCCTGCTACCACTGCAATCCGGGGTGGGCAATGTCGCCAACGCCGTGCTCGCCGGTCTCCGGGAGGGCCCCTTCTCCGGGCTCACCGCCTATACCGAGGTCATCCAGGACGGGATGCTGGACCTGATCGACTCGGGCACACTGCGCATGGCCTCGGCGACCGCGTTCTCGCTGAGCCCCGCCGCGGTTGACCGGTTCAACAAGCACGCGGGCACCTACCGGAACCGAATCCTGCTGCGCCCCCAGGAGATCAGCAACCATCCCGAGGTGGTGCGCCGCCTGGGTTGCCTGGCGATGAACGGTGCCGTGGAAGCCGACATCTACGGCAACATCAACTCCACGCACATGATGGGCAGCAGAATCCAGAACGGCATCGGCGGCTCGGGAGACTTCGCCCGCAACGCCTACACCTCGATCTTCATCACACCGTCCCAAGCCAAGAACGGCGCCATCTCGGCCATCGTGCCCATGGTCTCGCACGTGGACCACACCGAGCACGACGTCGACGTCATCGTCACCGAACAAGGTGCGGCGGATCTACGTGGCCTGGCACCGAGACAGCGGGCCAGGAAGATCATCGAGCACTGCGCACACCCGGACTTCCGACCCGCACTGCGGGACTACTACGAACGGTCACTGCACGCCACCCAGGGTGGCCAAACCCCGCACCTACTCGACGAATCCCTGTCCTGGCACCGGAAATACCTGCAGGAAGGCACCATGCGCACATGA
- a CDS encoding ABC transporter permease — translation MNSPVFALATTEAKLLLRNKTVATTAILIPLLMGFAMATGVGGGARTWAMVLSLQMLFVLGFTVYFTVTASVTSRREDLYLKRLCSAEPSPVVVLTGTLLPSVVLGLLQVVVMTVIAVAAGAPVPGNPVLVALAAVGGTVMCIAAGLATSAHTSTSEQAQITTLPFFMALFAGAVWASVSGGTNLLALAVPGGAVADLVRRSLAEGDWLTQLTGALPAMGMLLAWIVVAGLLARRWFRWEPRS, via the coding sequence ATGAACTCCCCGGTGTTCGCCCTGGCAACGACCGAGGCGAAACTGCTGCTGCGCAACAAGACCGTGGCGACTACGGCGATACTGATCCCGCTCCTGATGGGCTTCGCCATGGCCACTGGAGTGGGCGGTGGTGCTCGCACGTGGGCGATGGTGCTGTCGCTGCAGATGCTGTTCGTGCTGGGGTTCACCGTCTACTTCACCGTGACCGCCTCGGTCACCAGTCGCCGTGAGGATCTCTATCTCAAGCGGCTGTGCAGCGCGGAACCGAGTCCGGTTGTGGTGCTGACCGGAACGCTGCTGCCCTCCGTGGTGCTCGGCCTGCTTCAGGTGGTCGTGATGACGGTGATCGCCGTGGCCGCCGGGGCGCCCGTGCCGGGCAACCCGGTCCTGGTCGCGCTCGCCGCGGTGGGCGGGACCGTGATGTGCATTGCGGCCGGGCTGGCCACCAGCGCGCACACGTCCACGTCCGAGCAGGCTCAGATCACGACGCTGCCGTTCTTCATGGCCCTGTTCGCCGGCGCCGTCTGGGCTTCGGTGAGCGGGGGGACCAACCTGTTGGCGCTGGCCGTTCCCGGGGGTGCGGTCGCCGACCTGGTCCGCCGCTCGTTGGCCGAGGGCGACTGGCTCACGCAGCTCACCGGTGCTCTCCCCGCGATGGGCATGCTGCTCGCGTGGATCGTCGTCGCGGGACTCCTCGCGCGCCGCTGGTTCCGGTGGGAGCCACGTTCCTGA
- a CDS encoding ABC transporter ATP-binding protein has protein sequence MDGPVIDVGELHCSYGDFEAVRGVGFDVAPGELFALLGTNGAGKTTTMETIEGHRTPDRGRVRVFGMDPVRDRARVRPRVGIMLQHSGFSGDLTVAETVRLWQSMISNPARVDSALEALNLHHRRDVRVKQLSGGERRRLDLVLATLGNPEVLFLDEPTTGLDPESRKATWEIVRNLLVAGTTVLLTTHYLEEAERLAHRLAIMHAGRIAVSGSLTDVLATQRARIEFELPGEIGALPDLTGDIRRDANGKVEVRTDHLQHDLHTALGWADEQDVRLARLRAQHASLDDVFHAVHEGHIDADDRTREVVTAR, from the coding sequence ATGGACGGACCAGTGATCGATGTCGGCGAGCTGCACTGCTCGTACGGCGATTTCGAAGCCGTCCGGGGGGTCGGTTTCGACGTCGCCCCGGGCGAGTTGTTCGCGCTGCTCGGCACCAACGGTGCGGGCAAGACCACCACGATGGAAACGATCGAGGGACACCGGACTCCCGACCGGGGACGGGTACGCGTGTTCGGCATGGATCCCGTGCGCGACCGTGCCCGCGTGCGTCCCCGGGTCGGGATCATGCTGCAGCACAGCGGTTTCTCCGGAGACCTCACCGTGGCCGAGACGGTACGACTGTGGCAGTCGATGATCAGCAATCCGGCTCGGGTGGATTCCGCGCTCGAAGCGCTGAATCTGCACCACAGGAGAGACGTACGCGTCAAGCAGCTCTCCGGCGGGGAACGGCGGCGCCTGGACCTGGTGCTGGCAACCCTGGGAAACCCCGAGGTGTTGTTCCTCGACGAGCCGACCACCGGCCTCGACCCGGAATCCCGCAAGGCCACCTGGGAGATCGTGCGGAACCTGCTGGTGGCGGGGACGACGGTGCTGCTGACCACGCACTATCTGGAGGAAGCCGAGCGACTCGCCCACCGGCTGGCCATCATGCACGCCGGCCGCATCGCGGTGTCCGGTTCGCTGACCGACGTGCTGGCCACCCAGCGCGCCCGGATCGAGTTCGAGCTGCCCGGCGAGATCGGCGCCCTGCCGGACCTGACCGGGGACATTCGCCGCGACGCGAACGGAAAGGTCGAGGTGCGCACCGATCACCTGCAGCACGATCTGCACACCGCGCTCGGATGGGCGGACGAACAGGACGTCCGGCTGGCCCGGCTGCGGGCACAGCACGCATCGCTGGACGACGTCTTCCACGCCGTACACGAAGGACACATCGATGCCGATGACCGGACACGCGAGGTGGTGACCGCCCGATGA
- the lat gene encoding L-lysine 6-transaminase — MTAQQETIDSTGAEVSNQRAQELLRDRAETAVTELRAHVTGDLLDIVVDLDSGRGCRLRDLRDGTEYLDMTMFFSSAPLGHGHPGLREPDFEAALVRAARVKPANPDFATVEQARFAEVLKRVFGDPELPLLFFIEGGGLAVENALKVAFDWKTKINSARSTPVRGCRAMHLQKAFHGRTGYTMSLTNTDPTKIRDYPAFDWPRIPSPAVEPGTDRDCTDLLPAEIAALETAEAALQRYGREIACFVYEPVQGEGGDRHLRPEFLQAMQDLCREHDVLTIADEVQTGGGLTGYAWAYQSLGLEPDLVAFGKRVQVCGVMGGRRVLDVADNAFREGSRLSSTWGGGLVDMVRATRILEIIESEDLLAHTRRMGEMLVAELRGLAEEFPSVLSHPRGRGLMCAVDFPDSALRDRAISIARERHHTLFLPSGPRSLRWRPALSVRPDELTDAVLALRKTLGELS, encoded by the coding sequence ATGACCGCACAGCAAGAGACCATCGATTCCACCGGTGCCGAGGTCTCGAATCAGCGTGCGCAGGAGCTTCTGCGGGACCGAGCGGAAACCGCCGTCACCGAGCTGCGCGCGCACGTGACCGGCGATCTGCTGGACATCGTGGTCGACTTGGACTCCGGGCGGGGTTGTCGCCTGCGTGACCTGCGTGACGGCACCGAGTATCTCGACATGACGATGTTCTTCAGCTCGGCGCCGCTCGGGCACGGGCATCCGGGACTTCGCGAGCCCGACTTCGAGGCCGCGCTCGTTCGTGCCGCTCGGGTCAAACCCGCCAACCCCGACTTCGCCACTGTCGAACAGGCCCGCTTCGCCGAGGTCCTGAAGCGCGTGTTCGGAGATCCGGAGCTGCCGCTGCTGTTTTTCATCGAGGGCGGGGGGCTCGCGGTGGAAAACGCCCTGAAGGTCGCCTTCGACTGGAAGACCAAGATCAACTCCGCCCGGAGCACTCCCGTGCGGGGATGCCGGGCCATGCACCTGCAGAAGGCGTTTCACGGCCGCACCGGCTACACCATGTCGCTGACCAACACCGATCCGACCAAGATCCGCGATTACCCCGCGTTCGACTGGCCGCGCATTCCCAGTCCCGCCGTCGAGCCGGGTACCGATCGGGACTGCACCGACCTGCTTCCCGCCGAGATCGCCGCGCTGGAGACCGCCGAGGCCGCGCTGCAGCGGTACGGTCGCGAAATCGCCTGCTTCGTCTACGAACCCGTCCAAGGCGAAGGCGGCGACCGTCACCTGCGCCCGGAGTTCCTCCAGGCGATGCAGGACCTGTGCCGCGAGCACGACGTGCTGACCATCGCCGACGAGGTGCAGACCGGTGGCGGGCTCACCGGGTATGCCTGGGCGTATCAGTCGCTCGGGCTCGAACCGGACCTGGTCGCGTTCGGCAAGCGCGTGCAGGTGTGCGGGGTGATGGGCGGTCGCCGTGTCCTCGACGTCGCCGACAACGCCTTCCGCGAGGGCAGCCGCCTCAGCTCCACCTGGGGCGGTGGCCTGGTGGACATGGTGCGCGCCACCAGGATTCTGGAGATCATCGAGTCCGAGGACCTGCTCGCCCACACGCGCCGCATGGGCGAGATGTTGGTGGCCGAACTGCGTGGGCTTGCCGAGGAGTTTCCGTCCGTGCTCAGCCATCCGCGTGGCCGAGGGCTGATGTGCGCGGTCGACTTCCCCGACTCGGCGCTGCGCGACCGTGCGATCAGCATCGCCCGCGAGCGGCACCACACGTTGTTCCTGCCGTCCGGGCCGCGTTCGCTGCGCTGGCGACCGGCCCTGTCGGTGCGTCCCGACGAACTCACCGATGCCGTGCTCGCACTCCGCAAGACTCTCGGTGAGCTCTCCTGA
- a CDS encoding IclR family transcriptional regulator domain-containing protein encodes MVEERGAHFIRSVERALAVLRAFSPEQPELTLTEVATATEIDRAGARRLLHTLMDLGYVRHDGRHFALTPQVLEFGYAYLSSRPLPQIAEPHLQRLTGELHEMTALAVLERDEICYVAQVPSPKLLSVTIPVGTRFPAHATSMGKILLAGLPPERLEARLGGMDLRPVTANTITTREALRTELAAVRKRGFVVSDNELESGLRGVAVPVRDHAGRVFAAVNVSLHAESASEDSVQQEIVPRLLATASRIEADLRLKPTTPM; translated from the coding sequence ATGGTCGAGGAACGTGGTGCGCATTTCATTCGCTCCGTCGAGCGGGCGCTGGCGGTGCTGCGTGCCTTCTCTCCCGAGCAACCGGAGCTGACGCTGACGGAGGTGGCCACCGCGACCGAGATCGATCGCGCCGGTGCTCGCCGACTCCTGCACACCCTGATGGACCTGGGCTACGTACGCCATGACGGGCGGCACTTCGCACTGACACCACAGGTACTCGAGTTCGGTTACGCCTACCTGTCCAGCCGCCCGCTCCCACAGATCGCCGAACCCCATCTGCAGCGGCTGACCGGGGAACTGCACGAAATGACCGCGCTGGCGGTCCTCGAACGCGACGAGATCTGCTACGTCGCACAGGTGCCCAGCCCCAAGCTGCTGTCCGTGACCATCCCGGTGGGCACTCGCTTTCCCGCGCACGCCACGTCGATGGGCAAGATCCTGCTCGCGGGACTGCCCCCGGAACGGTTGGAGGCACGATTGGGCGGCATGGACCTGCGGCCCGTCACGGCCAACACCATCACGACGCGGGAAGCACTGCGCACGGAACTGGCCGCGGTCCGCAAGCGGGGCTTCGTGGTCTCCGACAACGAACTGGAAAGCGGGCTGCGTGGGGTGGCCGTGCCCGTTCGCGATCACGCCGGGCGGGTCTTCGCGGCCGTCAATGTGTCCCTGCACGCCGAGAGCGCGTCCGAGGACTCGGTTCAGCAGGAGATCGTGCCACGACTGCTTGCGACCGCCTCCCGCATCGAAGCGGATCTACGGCTGAAACCCACCACACCGATGTAG
- the upp gene encoding uracil phosphoribosyltransferase → MDVRVVDHPLTQARLSTMRDARTDNAAFRAALQELTLMLIYEATRDADVAEEPIHTPVARTTGHRLANPPLLVPVLRAGLGMADQAHRLIPEARMGFVGLARDEETLQPTPYMESLPSDLSNVPVFVLDPMLATGGSMVHTIRILAERGADDVTVICTLAAPEGIDRLGRSGLPARVITASVDERLNESGFIVPGLGDAGDREYGPR, encoded by the coding sequence ATGGATGTCCGGGTCGTCGACCACCCCCTGACGCAGGCAAGACTGTCCACCATGCGTGATGCGCGGACGGACAACGCGGCGTTTCGGGCCGCGTTGCAGGAACTCACGCTCATGCTGATCTACGAGGCCACCCGCGATGCGGACGTGGCCGAAGAACCGATCCACACCCCGGTCGCACGGACCACGGGGCACCGCCTGGCGAATCCGCCGTTGCTGGTGCCGGTGTTGCGGGCCGGTCTCGGCATGGCCGACCAGGCTCACCGGCTGATCCCGGAGGCCCGGATGGGGTTCGTCGGCTTGGCCAGGGACGAGGAAACCCTGCAACCCACGCCGTACATGGAATCCCTGCCCTCCGACCTGTCGAACGTGCCCGTGTTCGTGCTCGATCCGATGTTGGCGACCGGTGGTTCGATGGTGCACACGATTCGGATACTGGCCGAGCGTGGAGCCGATGATGTCACCGTGATCTGCACTCTGGCCGCTCCGGAAGGCATCGACCGGCTCGGGCGGAGCGGCCTGCCCGCACGGGTGATCACCGCGAGCGTGGACGAGCGGCTCAACGAGTCCGGTTTCATCGTTCCCGGACTGGGCGATGCCGGAGACCGCGAGTACGGTCCCCGGTAG